Proteins from one Apis cerana isolate GH-2021 linkage group LG11, AcerK_1.0, whole genome shotgun sequence genomic window:
- the LOC107997229 gene encoding protein C10, which translates to MTGLPIFTPEIAKAVLTDILTALNTPENTQKLTEAKENSGNEMLKMMQFVFPIVVQIEMDVIKNYGFSESREGTVQFVKLLRTLEREDPEVAQLHSQVRSYFLPPVLNSHINCSTEASL; encoded by the exons ATGACTGGTCTGCCTATTTTTACTCCAGAAATTGCAAAag CTGTTTTAACCGATATTCTGACAGCATTGAATACTCCAGAAAATACTCAAAAACTTACAGAAGCTAAAGAAAATTCTGGAAATGAAATGCTGAAAATGATGCAATTTGTTTTTCCAATTGTTGTTCAAATTGAAATGGATGTTATTAAGAACTATGGTTTTTCAGAAAGTAGAGAag gtacagttcaatttgtaaaattacttAGAACTCTAGAAAGAGAAGATCCTGAGGTAGCACAATTACATAGTCAAGTTCGATCGTATTTTCTTCCTCCAGTTCTGAACTCTCATATAAATTGTTCAACTGAAGcttctctttaa